The Gammaproteobacteria bacterium genome includes a region encoding these proteins:
- a CDS encoding class II aldolase/adducin family protein, with amino-acid sequence MRQRISAQEWQARVDLAACYRLVAHFGWSDLIFTHITARVPGGLDQFLINPYGMMFEEITASSLVKIDQSGNKLDDTPHIVNPAGFLIHSAVHSVRHDAQCVLHVHSLNGVAVSAQKGGVLPLSQQSMFVLSSLAYHDYEGVALKQDEKARLVADLGDKTFFMLRNHGLLTVGPTIADAFLSMYLFEAACTIQIRAQSGGGALVPVPDALVATAQQQASTVTKSLGAQLVWPGLLRMLDRRDASYRE; translated from the coding sequence ATGCGGCAGCGGATTTCGGCCCAGGAGTGGCAGGCGCGCGTGGATCTGGCCGCCTGCTATCGCCTGGTGGCGCACTTTGGCTGGAGCGATCTGATCTTCACGCACATTACCGCCCGCGTGCCGGGGGGGCTGGACCAGTTCCTGATCAATCCCTATGGAATGATGTTCGAGGAAATCACGGCGTCGTCGCTGGTGAAGATCGACCAGTCCGGCAACAAACTCGATGACACACCGCACATCGTCAACCCGGCCGGCTTTCTGATTCATTCGGCCGTGCATTCGGTACGCCACGATGCGCAGTGCGTACTGCACGTGCACAGCCTCAATGGCGTGGCGGTTTCGGCGCAGAAGGGTGGTGTGCTGCCGCTGTCGCAGCAGTCGATGTTCGTGCTGTCGAGCTTGGCGTATCACGACTACGAAGGGGTTGCGCTCAAGCAGGACGAGAAGGCCAGACTCGTCGCGGACCTGGGCGACAAGACCTTCTTCATGCTGCGCAATCATGGCCTGCTGACGGTGGGCCCGACCATCGCCGATGCGTTTCTGTCGATGTACCTGTTCGAAGCCGCCTGCACCATCCAGATTCGCGCGCAATCGGGCGGCGGGGCGTTGGTTCCGGTGCCGGACGCGCTGGTGGCGACGGCCCAGCAGCAGGCCTCGACGGTCACGAAGTCGCTGGGTGCTCAGTTGGTGTGGCCCGGGCTGTTGCGAATGCTGGATCGGCGGGATGCGTCGTACCGGGAGTGA